From one Salvelinus namaycush isolate Seneca unplaced genomic scaffold, SaNama_1.0 Scaffold3726, whole genome shotgun sequence genomic stretch:
- the LOC120040681 gene encoding Fc receptor-like protein 5 has protein sequence MTGNNSSGQGHKTPGLASLIVSPDRSQFFKYESVSLSCEVQGNSAGWRLKRHTVSGERSDCGGNWGKPEGSSCIVSLIPSHSGVYWCESGPGEHSNAVNITVHDGAVILESPALPVTEGDSVTLRCRYQVIPSNLTADFYKDGSLIRTETTGEMTIPAVSKSDEGLYKCTNSEGESPESWITVT, from the exons atgaCGGGCAACAACAGCAGTGGCCAAGGACACAAGACTCCTGGACTTG CGTCGCTGATTGTCAGTCCTGACAGATCTCAGTTCTTTAAATAtgagtctgtctctctgagctgTGAGGTTCAGGGGAACTCTGCTGGATGGAGACTGAAGAGACACACAGTCTCTGGGGAGCGTTCAGATTGTGGAGGAAACTGGGGAAAACCAGAAGGGTCTTCATGCATCGTGTCACTAATACCATCACACAGTGGAGTGTACTGGTGTGAGTCTGGGCCTGGAGAACACAGCAATGCTGTCAACATCACAGTACATG atggagctgtgatcctggagagcccTGCCCTTCCTGTGACTGAGGGAGATTCTGTGACTCTGCGCTGCAGATATCAGGTAATTCCCTCTAACCTCACAGCTGATTTCTACAAAGATGGATCCCTCATCAGGACTGAGACTACAGGAGAGATGACCATCCCTGCAGTATCCAAGTCAGATGAAGGACTCTACAAGTGTACCAACTCTGAAGGAGAATCCCCAGAGAGCTGGATAACAGTGACAG